In Kiritimatiellaceae bacterium, the genomic window CAGACTTCGGAATCCTCGAAGCGGTTGAACACCTTGCTCGATTCTTCCCAGTAAGGGTTCTTTTTTCCGGCCAGCAGCGCGAAGAAGGAGGCGGCCAGTTTTTGCTTAATGCCTTCGTCACCGCCGATTGGCCGTTTCGGGAAGAGGAGCTTTTCGTGTTTTTCGATCAGCGCATGCAGTATCGCCTCGAAGTGATAGACCGTTTCGGTTTTCGGCGGTTTGCCGCCAAGCAGGCCGACGACCGCTTCCTGCACCTTTTCGATTTCGGCAAGTTTCAGTTCAGGATCAACAACCAGAAATGTTTCGCCGGTCGTCTTGTGTTCGTAAACGCGAACCTTGGTTTGGTCGGCGCGAACCTGAACATCCTTTTCGATCAGAATCTTTTTGCGCTCAAGCATGACGGCGAGAATGTAGATGGCGTTGGTGTCATCGGCGTCTTCCTTGGCGACCATGTTGCGCAGAAGCGTTTCCGCGTTCTCTTTTTTCATTACTTCAGTCGGCGGCGGCGGAATGCGGAAAATGCTTTTCCACGCGCTGAGGCCGTGGTCGGGTTGGGTTTCATTCCACCAGGCGAGGCGGTAGTCTTCGCGGACGTATTCGCCGTCCTGAAAAAGCAGACGGGTCATGATCTCTTCTTTATCGGAAAACGGCTCATGGGTTCCGGCGCAGAGGTCGGAACGTCGTTTGATCTGCCAGCTTTCTTCGCGTACGGATGACATAGGGTGGAGAGGTTACAGGGCTGGTTCGCTTTTTCAATTCAATTACTGAAGAGCGACCGGTTTTCGCGGAAGTAAACAATGCCGCTCCAGACGGTCAGCGCAGTGACCACTCCGGCCATCCACAGCATGATCAGCTGGAATGAATCGCTTTCCAGAAAACTCCACGAAACAATCGAGTTGGCGGCAAGAGCCAGCAGCACGGTGCTGATATAAACCATTTGCCAAATGGTTTTCTGTTTTCCCCAGACGCTGGCGGCGAGGACGAGGCCTTTATCGATGGCCAGCAGGCGCAGGCCGGTCACCATCATTTCGCGGGAAAGGATGAGCGTGACCATCCATGCCGGCATAATTCCGAGCTCAACGAAGCCGATGAAGGCGGCGGCGGTGAGGACTTTGTCGGCCAGCGGATCCATCAGCGTCCCGAAGGCGGAGCAGCCGTACACTTTGCGGGCGAGGTGCCCGTCGAGTGCGTCGGTGAGTGCAGCAATGCCGAAAAAGAACACGGCGGCAATCGGCGCGCCGGGGAAAGAGGCGCTTAGACACACCATAAAAACGGCGGCCAGAACAAAACGGCTGGTGGTGAGGATGTTGGGCAGTTTCATCGTGAACTTTCAATTTTACCGGGCTCGACAAGGTAAAGATCGGGCAGGGGTTCATCGAGGAGTTTGCGGGCCGCTTTAGTTTGTACAACGGGCACGGCGGGCTTTGCCGCAAGATGGCGGCGTACACAGCTGGAGACGCTGACGATCAGAATAATCAATATGATCAGCCCCGCAATTCCGATGGCGAGTGCGCGGATATCTTTTGCCACATAAGGCTTCAGGCCCGGCAAAAACTTTTTGAAGGGGGCGCTTAGCCACACCAGCGGATTGAGTTTTGCGGGAAGCCATTTGAGTTTGAACGAAAATGCAGAAGAGCGTTGTCTGTTTTTTTCGAGCTGGCTTTCTTCATCAATCAGCGGCTTCGGTTTTGGGGCATGCCGTGTGATGTATTCTTCAATGAGCGGATCCGGGTTCAGTCCGAGATATCCGGCGTAAATCCGGATAAACCCCTTGGCATAAGTCGGCGCGGCCATGAGAGAGAAGTCGTCGGCCTCCATGGCGGCAATCATCTTGGTTAGGATCTTCGTCGCGATGCCGGCATCGTGTTCACTGACACCTTTTGCCTCGCGCGCGGCCTTTAACTTTTGTCCGAGTGTTGCCATGGCGGTTATTCCTCCGGTTTATGCTCCTCGTCGTCACCGTTAAATTCCTGAGAAGCTTCCGCTTCGGAAAGAGGTTCGCCATGACCGCTGTGTTCGGGGATTTCGCCATCGAGGTCGATCAAAATATCGCGCGGGCCGGTTTCCGTCGGCGGACCGATGACACCTTTTTCTTCAAGCATATCCATCAGGCTTGCGGCGCGGTTATAGCCGATTTTCAGGCGGCGCTGGAGTGAGGAGGTTGAAGCGCGCTTGGTGCTGCGGAGTACTTCCATGGCGGCTTCGAGAAGGTCATCGCTTTCGTTCATCTCCGGAAGTTCCGGCCGGGTACTTTCGATCTTCTGCTTGATCTCCGTGATGAACTCCGGCGAGCCTTGAGTGCGGATAAAGTCGGTGACGCGGTGCATTTCACCGTCGCTGGTCCAGGTCCCCTGCAGGCGAACCGGTTTATTTTTGCCCGGCGGCAGGTAGAGCATATCGCCTTTGCCGAGCAGTTTTTCTGCGCCGACGGTATCAAGAATCGTGCGGCTGTCGTTGCCTTGTGCGACCTGAAAAGCGATACGGCCCGGAATGTTGGCCTTAATCGTGCCGGTGATGACGTTGACGGACGGACGCTGTGTGGCGAGAATCATATGAATGCCGGCGGCGCGGGAAAGCTGAGCGAGACGCACGATGCACGGCTCGATTTCCTGCTGGGCGACGCTCATCAATTCGGCCAGTTCGTCCACCACGATTACGATATAGGGCAGCTTGGCCGGAACCAGATCTTTCGGCTGGTCGGGATCTTCTTCAATGGCGGCACCGAACAGGTCGGTCTGTTTTTCGATCGGTCGGGTGTTGAAGCCTTTGATATCGCGCACCTTCACTTTTTTGAAGAGGGCGTAGCGCTTTTCCATTTCCTTAATAGCCCAGCGCAGACCGAGCGTCACCTTTTTGGCGTCGGTGATAATCGGTACGACGAGGTGCTTGAGGTTTTCATAAGCCTGAAATTCAAACGTCTTCGGGTCGATCAGAATCAACCGGAGCTGTTCCGGCGTGCGTGACAGGAGCAGGCCGGTCAGCAGTGAATTCATACAGACCGTTTTGCCTGCGCCGGTGGCCCCGGCGATCAGCATATGCGGCATGGCGGAAAGGTCGCCGACGACCATACGGCCGCTGACGTCTTTGCCGAGTGCGAGCGGCAATGCGATTTCCGGGTTATGGAAAGCGGGGCTTTCGACCAGCTCGCGGAGATAAACCGACGTGCCTTTCGTGTTTGGCACTTCGATGCCGACAGCGCCTTTTCCGGGAATCGGCGCCTGAATGCGGATGCTTTGAGCGCGGAGCGCCAGCGCAATATTTTTTTCAAGGCCGGCGATGGCTTCAACCCGCACGCCGGGAGCCGGAGTGATTTCGTAGGACGTAACCGTCGGGCCGGTTTCGACGTGCGTGACGGTTCCATCCACGCGGAATTCCTCGAGAGTCGCCTGAAGAATCTTAGCCTTTTCCTCTGTGTTTTCGGTGGACGTGCGAGCCTCCAGCGAAGGCAGCTCGTCGAGAATGGTAAGCGGCGGGAGTTGATAGCCCGATTCGTCGCGGCCCGGCGCGATATTCACAGAAACATTAGCCAGCTCGTCGGCAGGTGGCGGAGCGACCGGTTTCGCTTTGGCAGGTTTCGGCGGATCTGCTTTATCCGGCTTGGCTTCCGCTTTCGGTGCCGGGGCGGCAGGCGGCGTAAACAGTTCGCTGGCGTCTGGCGCGGGCTTCAGTTTCAGAAGAGGTTTCTTCTCTTTTTCCTCCGCAGGTTTTGCCTCGCGGCTGAATCTTGGTTTCGGTGTGGCGGCGCGCGCCTCTTTGCGGCGGGCGCGGAGTTCTTTAATTTTTCCCCAAAGGAAAATGAACGGAGTGAAAGGATGCATGCCGGTCAGCTGAAGAATTGCGAGAATGAAAACCGTGATGAAAATAATTCCGGCACCGGTGTGGTTGATCAGCCGACCCAGTGTACGGATTGCCAGAAGCTGTCCGACCAGCCCGCCGGGACTGCCCACGTTGAGAAGCTCCTTCAGTCCTTTCCAAAGAACGGGCTGATATTCAAAGAAGCTCGAAAGAGAAACCAGTCCGGCAGTTAGCCAGGCCCAGACCGGCCATCCGCGTTCGTAGGAGCGGAATGTCATCATCAGTCCGCCCGTCAGAAGAACGAACGGCACCAGATAGCCGCCGACGCCGAAAAGCAGAAATCCGATGAACGCAAACCACGCGCCCAGCGGGCCGACCAGATTGTGCGGCGGTGATGCCGGCGGGTCATGCAGGAAGCCGATATCCTCGGCGTTGAATGAAAACACACAAAGGAAGCTGAGCAGACAGAGCGCCAGAAGAATGACACCGATCGCTTCGCGCTTCGGAGAACGGACTGTTTCAGATTGTTTTGCCATTTCGGCGAGTATAGCCGCAGAAATTTGATTTTGAATACCGAAATTATATTTATCTGAGGCTTATATATGAAAAAACCCCGCCGGGAAGGCGGGGCTTTTGAGGCAACCAAATCAACGTTTGGTTTATTTTGCGTCTTTTTTCGGTGCTGCCGGCTTCGGCTTCAGTTCTTCAGCGGACAGAACGCCGTCCTTGTTTATATCTTTTTTGTCAAAGGCTGCTGCTGCCGTTTTTTCATTGAAAGGTTTGCCAGCCTTTTCGACGGCGGCTTTTCTCTCGGCAAGGAATTGTTCTTTAGTCTGGTCGGCCGCGCTTGCGACAACACCGATCATAGCGATTGCGATAAACAGAAGTAATTTCTTCATTTTGCTCTCCCCTTGATATATTTGACCCTAAACAAGAACCCCTCCATCGGAGCCCATCATGCGGGACAAAGATGACGCGAATTCAGCCTAAAGTCAAAACTATAAGAGGGAGCACTTCGTAATCAGCACTACGGGAACGCGGGCCAGCTGAGGGTAAAGCGCGCGCCAGTCGTCGCTTTCATACGGAACTTTCGCACGGATTTCAGCCTCGCTCATTTCTGAAATCGGCATCGGCGCAGGTTCCAGCAACCGGTCAATGGTCAGTCCGGCGGCGTGAAGCCATTCGGTGACGGTTGAAACCGGCCAGTAGCGGGCGGCGCTCATCGTTTGATCGTCGAGTGACATGCGGACATCCGGTTCGGGGTGGAAATAGTCCGGCAGAAAAACGCCGTCTTCGCCGTCGCCGATGTCGAGCCACTCGCCGGCGTACAGCGGATGACCGGTTATCAGCAGAAACGTTCCGCCGGGCTTAAGCATCGCGGCGGCGTCGGCAATTACTTTTTGCGGATCGGCGGAGAACGGAAGGGCGTAAGTCGAGTGGATTAGATCAAATCGGCCCAAATCACCCATCGCGTCCATTGAAACGCACCGGAAATCGACGGCGACCTTTTCCTTGGCGGCGAGTTTGCGCCCGCATGCCAGTTGTTTTTCCGAAATATCGATGGCAAGACAGTCGGCACCTTGTTTGGCCAGAAAGATGGAATTCTGTCCTGCACCGCAACCTATCTCGAGAGACCGCAGGCTGCGGACATCAGGTAAAAGGCGGAGAACGGAGTCGCCCGGCAAGAGCGGACCGTAATGAAAATCGTCTGTCGAGATGCGTGTCTCTTTTTGGTAGAGCGCCGCGAGGTCGTCCCAGTAGCGCGCGCTGCTTTGATCACTGTTGCCGTTAAATTGCATTCGCCCGCTTTTTAATAGTCCTGCTTCTTCCAGGTGCCGTTGACGTAATTTTTCCAGGAGTGTGTTGTGCCACCGGTGTACTCGTAGGTCTCGAAAATGTCGCCTTCACCGGAAATGCGCGGGTCGCCGGTTTCTTTCAGTTTGGCCTGCAGATCATTCCAGAGTTCGGCTTTTGTTGCGGCGAACGCCGGGTCGGCGGCCAGATTTTTCATGCAGTAGGGATCGTTGGGAATATCATACAACTCTTCCGCCGGACGTTTCGCGAAGGAGGGGTTGTAGTAAAAATCTTTCCCGTGTTCATGCTGTTCAAGAATGCAGTCTTTCACCGGCGAGCTGTCGTAGTCGGTGAAACCGGTTTCCGGATTGCCTGCCGGCCAGCGGTCGGGCGCAAAATTCCGTATGTAGAGATATTGCGAAGTACGGACGCAGCGTACCGGATAACCGACATCGTTTTCGCGGCCCATGTCGTGGCGTTCGCGGCCCATGTAAGCGCGGTTGCGTTCAGCGGTCACCGTGCCGTCGGCCTTGCTGTAGAAAATATCGGTCAGAGATTTGCCCGGCAGTTTGGGCGGAACAGCAATTCCAGCCAGTTCCAGAAACGTCGGGGCCAGATCAATGAAGCTGGCCAGATCGTTCACGGTGCGTCCGGCGGCAATCGTTCCCGGCCACATGGCGGCGAAAGGCATGCGGAAATCGTCATCGTACATTTGCCCTTTGACGCGCGGGAAAGGACAGCCGTTGTCGGACGTAACGATCACCAGCGTGTTCTCGAGTTCGCCGCGATCTTCGAGGATTTTCAGCATGGTTCCCAGATGTTTATCAAACCATTCGGTTTCGAAGGCGTAGTCGAGCATGTCCTTCCGGACAACGTCTTCGTCGGGCCAGTACGGCGGAACCGTGTCAACCTCTTCCATCTTTTTCCCATGACGCATTCCTTCGCCCGGATTGTAGTGCCGGTGCGGTTCTCTTCCGCCGTACCAGAAACAGAACGGCTGACCGTCGGTGCGTTTATCCAGAAAATCCTGGAAGTTGGCTGTATAGTCGCAGTTGGCAATCAGGGAGCCTTCCGGCGGAGTCAGGGTGCGTTCATTATATTCCGTTCCAGCCGGATTCCGCGGGCGGCCTCTGCGCTTCCAGTCGCCCGGCCCCCAGCCTTTACCGGTGAAGCCGACGAGATATCCGGCTTCTTCCAGCAGATCCGGATAGACCGCGAACTCTTCGGCACCCGGGAAAACGCACCAGTGTGTGCAGGCCTCTTTGAGCTGCCAGGTGTGCATGCCGGTGAGCATTGAGGCCCGCGACGGCGCGCTTTTCGGATTGGTGGTGAACATGCCGGTTAAAAGAACGCCTTCTTTTGCGACTCGGTCGAAGTGCGGCGTTTTGACAAAGCGATGGCCATAGACGCTGAAGTGCGACGCATCATCCGCGAGGGCAAACAGAATATTCGGGCGTGTTTTCTTTGCTGTCATAATTAATCACCGGTTTCGGGGATGGAGCGTACGATTTTCCATCGGCAGTTCAATTTTATTTCGAGCCCGGCTTCCTGCCGCCTGCGGCGGCCGCCCATCCGGACGTTGACTTTGCGCACGAAATGCGTTGCACTGCCCGCCTGAAAATTCCAGACACCGGAAGCGATATGAAAAATTTGATTCGAAAATCTGTAGAAGCGATGAGCGGCTATGTTCCGGGGGAACAGCCGAAGGGCGAGGGCGTTATCAAGCTGAACACGAACGAAAATCCGTGGCTCTGCTCGCCGGAAGTCCGCGACATCCTCAACGAGATCGACGTTGTTGAGCTGGCGAAATATCCCGATCCGCTTTGTGCCGAAGTTCGTAAAGTGATTGCCGAAAAGCACGAAGTCGGCCTTGCGAATACCTTTGCCGGAAACGGATCGGACGAAATTCTGGCCCTTTGCATCCGCGCATTCTGCGAGCGCGACGGCTCAGTCGGCTATTTTGATCCGTCCTATTCGCTTTATCCGGTGCTGGCGCAGATTGAAGAAATTGCCGTGAAGCCGGTGGCGCTGGACGAAAACTTTGAGTGGAAGATGCCGAAAGGCTACGAAGCGTCGGTTTTCTTTTTGACCAACCCCAACGCGCCGACCGGCATGCTGTTTCCGAAAGCCAAGGTTGAGGCGTTCATCAAAAATTTCCCCGGCGTGGTGGTGATCGACGAAGCCTACGTGGACTTCGCCCGCGAAAGTTGCATGGAGTTTGCGACGAAATACGACAACGTGATCGTGGCGCGGACGCTTTCTAAATCCTACGCGCTGGCTGGCATCCGCTTCGGCTATTGCGTCGGCGCGAAACCGCTGATCGACGCGTTGCACAAAATCAAAGATTCCTACAACGTCAGCCGCCTGACTCAGGAGCTGGCGCGCGTTGCGCTGCTCGACGAAGAAACCATGGCGGCGATTACCGCCGCCGTCAAAGGAACGCGCGGACTCCTCACCGACGAACTGAAGGCGCTGGGCTTTAAGGTTTATCCGTCGGAAACCAACTTTGTCTGGGCGAAGCCGCCAAACCTTCCCGCGAAGAAAATTTTCGAAGAATTGCGCAACCGCAACATCTTTGTCCGCTGGTTTGACGGCCCGCGCACCAAAGACTGCCTGCGCATTACGGTCGGCACGAACGAGCAGATCATGACCCTGATTGAAAATCTGGAAGAAATTCTCGGTAAGTAGTCCGCGACCTCGGGTCGCGGCTACAACGCTGTAGCCGCCCGCCGTGAGGGCGGACTAAAGGAGTTGAAAATGACCTGTCCGAACAAAGAAAAGAATCTGGCGGACTGCACCTGCACTGCCGGTTGCGCGAAAAAGGGACTTTGCTGCGAATGCGTGGCGCATCACCGTGCCAAAGGACAGATTCCCGGCTGTTTCTTTTCGAAAAATGGCGAAGCTCTTTACGACCGTTCCGCCGCCGCGTTTTGCCGCGACTGCTGAAGGTTTAAAATCCGGGTTCTTTATTTATATGAAAAAACCCCCGCCATGACGGCGGAGGTTTTTGTAATAACCGGCAATTAAGCCGGACTTATTTTTTCTCGGCGGGGGGTGGTACGGTTGACTGGGGCCTCAGCTCTTCGATGGTCATGATGCCGTCTTTATTTACATCTCGTCGTTCAAACCCTGCGGCATACATCGCTTCATTGTAGGGTTTGCCAGCTTTTTCACACTCGTCTTTTTTGTGGGCGAGCCATGCTTCTTTAGTCCAGCTGTTGTTGCCAGCGCTCGCGGCAATGCCGGTCATAGCGACCACGATAAACAGAAGTATTTTTTTCATATAGATATCTTTAGTTATTTCTGTGCGGCTTTGAGAGCGGCGAAGGATTTGATCTCTTTATCCAGCGCGCCGAAGGCTTGGGTGGTCTGGAGGCGGGTATAGAGGTCTTTTTCTTTGGAGAGCTGGTCGGCGATTACTTTAGGGTCGATGACCATGATGGCGTAGGCGGTGAAGGTGTCGCCGGTGGTTTCATATTTCAGCGTCTGCGCCACGCTGCCGGCGATCTGCTGGCCGATGATCGCTTTTTCGGCGGTGTTGAATCCGGACAGGATCAACGATTCGAACGGTATGTTGGTTTCTGCGGAGAAGGCTTTCTCAAGTACGTCGAAACGGGCGGTCAGCATCCGGGCCAGTTCTCTGCGCCCGCTCACCTTGGCTTTATTGAGCGCCAGTTCGAGGCTCTTGGATTCGCCGATTCCGACCGCCGCCAGTCCTCCGGCTTCAACCATTCCGACTGCCAGCGTTTGCATTTCGCCGGGAAGCGGAGATTGAACGGATGGCGCATTGGTTTGTTCCGGTAGCGCGGATGTCACGACCGGTTCAGGTGCCGGAGTGCGGGCGGGTTTGGTGGTGGAGCAGCCGGTCAGGAGAACGGTTGCGCCGGTGAAGACGGTGAAAAACAGTATTTTTTTCATAGTGTAACTTTTCCAGCGGTTCCAGATATTCAGGAGCCGTCAAAATAAAGCATTCGCGGAAGGGCGGCAACCGATAAATCGGGTGTTTCGGCTTGAGATAGCGGGGCTGTATCCTTATAACCGATGCCTATTTTTCCCACGGAAAGGAATGGCTATGCATATTGTGGTTTGTATCAAGCAGGTGCCGGACTCGGATAAGGTCACAATCGACCGCGAGACGAACCGTCTCAACCGCGCCGGAGTGCCGAGCATCATTAATCCCTTTGACGAAAACGCGCTGGAAATGGCGCTTCAGCTCAAGGACAAGCACGGCGGGAAAATCACCGTCATTTCCATGGGTCCGCCGCAGGCTGAAGAAGCGTTGCGCACGGCGCTTTCGCACGGCGCGGACGAAGCGATTCTGATTTCCGACCGCAAGTTCGGCGGTGCCGACACCTGGGCCACCTCCTATACAATCACGCTGGCGCTCAAGAAGCTGACCGAGCCGGTTGATCTGATTCTCTTCGGCAAGCAGGCGATCGATGGCGATACCGCGCAGGTCGGTCCCGGCGTGGCGCACTTCTACGGCGTACCGATGATCACCTACGCCAAATCCTGCGAAGTGATCGACAACGGCTTCCGCGTTCAGCAAGTGACCGACCACGGTTACAACGTCTGGGATGTTGAAAAACCGGCCGCGCTGACGGTCGTTAAAGAAGCCAATTCGCTGCGAATGCCGTCGCTGAAGAAAAAGATGGCTGCCAAAAAAGCCGAGATTCCGGTTTGGGGCGTTGAACAGCTTCAGCCCGAAGAAGGCAAAATCGGTCTGGCCGGTTCGCCGACCAAGGTGAATAAGGTTTTTGCGCCGCCGGTGAAGCTCAATAAGGAAATCCTTTCCGGCGAGCCTGCGGACATGGTCAAAGAACTCATTTTCAAATTGCGGGAGAAGAAAGTCCTATGAGCACCAACAAGGAAATCTGGGTTTACGCGGAACAGGAAAACGGCAAGCTGGCTGGCGTGGTTTTCGAACTGCTCTCCGAAGGGCGCAAGCTGGCGGCCAAATCGGGCTTCACCCTTTGCGCGGTGCTCGCCTCCGCCAACGGCAAGCCGATGCAGCAGGAGCTGTTCAACTACGGCGCGAAGAAAATCTACAACGTCGAAGACCCCAGACTGGAAACCTACCA contains:
- the pgsA gene encoding CDP-diacylglycerol--glycerol-3-phosphate 3-phosphatidyltransferase, producing the protein MKLPNILTTSRFVLAAVFMVCLSASFPGAPIAAVFFFGIAALTDALDGHLARKVYGCSAFGTLMDPLADKVLTAAAFIGFVELGIMPAWMVTLILSREMMVTGLRLLAIDKGLVLAASVWGKQKTIWQMVYISTVLLALAANSIVSWSFLESDSFQLIMLWMAGVVTALTVWSGIVYFRENRSLFSN
- a CDS encoding DNA translocase FtsK, producing the protein MAKQSETVRSPKREAIGVILLALCLLSFLCVFSFNAEDIGFLHDPPASPPHNLVGPLGAWFAFIGFLLFGVGGYLVPFVLLTGGLMMTFRSYERGWPVWAWLTAGLVSLSSFFEYQPVLWKGLKELLNVGSPGGLVGQLLAIRTLGRLINHTGAGIIFITVFILAILQLTGMHPFTPFIFLWGKIKELRARRKEARAATPKPRFSREAKPAEEKEKKPLLKLKPAPDASELFTPPAAPAPKAEAKPDKADPPKPAKAKPVAPPPADELANVSVNIAPGRDESGYQLPPLTILDELPSLEARTSTENTEEKAKILQATLEEFRVDGTVTHVETGPTVTSYEITPAPGVRVEAIAGLEKNIALALRAQSIRIQAPIPGKGAVGIEVPNTKGTSVYLRELVESPAFHNPEIALPLALGKDVSGRMVVGDLSAMPHMLIAGATGAGKTVCMNSLLTGLLLSRTPEQLRLILIDPKTFEFQAYENLKHLVVPIITDAKKVTLGLRWAIKEMEKRYALFKKVKVRDIKGFNTRPIEKQTDLFGAAIEEDPDQPKDLVPAKLPYIVIVVDELAELMSVAQQEIEPCIVRLAQLSRAAGIHMILATQRPSVNVITGTIKANIPGRIAFQVAQGNDSRTILDTVGAEKLLGKGDMLYLPPGKNKPVRLQGTWTSDGEMHRVTDFIRTQGSPEFITEIKQKIESTRPELPEMNESDDLLEAAMEVLRSTKRASTSSLQRRLKIGYNRAASLMDMLEEKGVIGPPTETGPRDILIDLDGEIPEHSGHGEPLSEAEASQEFNGDDEEHKPEE
- a CDS encoding class I SAM-dependent methyltransferase, which gives rise to MQFNGNSDQSSARYWDDLAALYQKETRISTDDFHYGPLLPGDSVLRLLPDVRSLRSLEIGCGAGQNSIFLAKQGADCLAIDISEKQLACGRKLAAKEKVAVDFRCVSMDAMGDLGRFDLIHSTYALPFSADPQKVIADAAAMLKPGGTFLLITGHPLYAGEWLDIGDGEDGVFLPDYFHPEPDVRMSLDDQTMSAARYWPVSTVTEWLHAAGLTIDRLLEPAPMPISEMSEAEIRAKVPYESDDWRALYPQLARVPVVLITKCSLL
- a CDS encoding sulfatase, whose translation is MTAKKTRPNILFALADDASHFSVYGHRFVKTPHFDRVAKEGVLLTGMFTTNPKSAPSRASMLTGMHTWQLKEACTHWCVFPGAEEFAVYPDLLEEAGYLVGFTGKGWGPGDWKRRGRPRNPAGTEYNERTLTPPEGSLIANCDYTANFQDFLDKRTDGQPFCFWYGGREPHRHYNPGEGMRHGKKMEEVDTVPPYWPDEDVVRKDMLDYAFETEWFDKHLGTMLKILEDRGELENTLVIVTSDNGCPFPRVKGQMYDDDFRMPFAAMWPGTIAAGRTVNDLASFIDLAPTFLELAGIAVPPKLPGKSLTDIFYSKADGTVTAERNRAYMGRERHDMGRENDVGYPVRCVRTSQYLYIRNFAPDRWPAGNPETGFTDYDSSPVKDCILEQHEHGKDFYYNPSFAKRPAEELYDIPNDPYCMKNLAADPAFAATKAELWNDLQAKLKETGDPRISGEGDIFETYEYTGGTTHSWKNYVNGTWKKQDY
- the hisC gene encoding histidinol-phosphate transaminase, whose translation is MKNLIRKSVEAMSGYVPGEQPKGEGVIKLNTNENPWLCSPEVRDILNEIDVVELAKYPDPLCAEVRKVIAEKHEVGLANTFAGNGSDEILALCIRAFCERDGSVGYFDPSYSLYPVLAQIEEIAVKPVALDENFEWKMPKGYEASVFFLTNPNAPTGMLFPKAKVEAFIKNFPGVVVIDEAYVDFARESCMEFATKYDNVIVARTLSKSYALAGIRFGYCVGAKPLIDALHKIKDSYNVSRLTQELARVALLDEETMAAITAAVKGTRGLLTDELKALGFKVYPSETNFVWAKPPNLPAKKIFEELRNRNIFVRWFDGPRTKDCLRITVGTNEQIMTLIENLEEILGK
- a CDS encoding electron transfer flavoprotein subunit beta/FixA family protein; the encoded protein is MHIVVCIKQVPDSDKVTIDRETNRLNRAGVPSIINPFDENALEMALQLKDKHGGKITVISMGPPQAEEALRTALSHGADEAILISDRKFGGADTWATSYTITLALKKLTEPVDLILFGKQAIDGDTAQVGPGVAHFYGVPMITYAKSCEVIDNGFRVQQVTDHGYNVWDVEKPAALTVVKEANSLRMPSLKKKMAAKKAEIPVWGVEQLQPEEGKIGLAGSPTKVNKVFAPPVKLNKEILSGEPADMVKELIFKLREKKVL